Proteins from a genomic interval of Pseudodesulfovibrio nedwellii:
- a CDS encoding VC0807 family protein, translating to MAYTPLNRILLGAVAPIAIYYVGRKFDMALVGAVAASLWGLGVLGWFWVKTGEADGFSGIGAAYALSELAGVLVMRDPDWYLMSPIVSDWVLGGVFLASMGARKPLIQILAEQMAGIDAFPEEIRTSKYYRSLWLRLSFFWGGAYVLKGVVAWGIMNSMSVEIYLAARLVLGWPVVAGLIALSYWYPRRYWQRVM from the coding sequence ATGGCATACACACCGCTCAATAGAATACTGCTCGGCGCAGTCGCCCCGATAGCCATTTATTATGTCGGGCGTAAATTCGATATGGCGTTGGTTGGAGCCGTGGCTGCGTCTCTTTGGGGTTTAGGCGTATTGGGTTGGTTTTGGGTCAAGACAGGTGAGGCCGACGGGTTTTCCGGGATTGGTGCAGCCTATGCGCTTTCGGAATTGGCCGGAGTGCTGGTCATGCGTGACCCGGACTGGTATTTGATGTCTCCCATCGTGTCGGATTGGGTGTTGGGTGGGGTTTTTCTCGCGTCCATGGGCGCGCGTAAACCGCTTATTCAGATATTGGCTGAACAAATGGCTGGCATCGATGCTTTTCCCGAGGAGATCAGGACGAGCAAATATTATCGTTCGCTTTGGCTCCGTCTGAGTTTTTTTTGGGGCGGCGCGTATGTGCTTAAGGGCGTGGTGGCGTGGGGTATCATGAATTCCATGTCCGTAGAAATTTATTTGGCGGCAAGGCTTGTCCTTGGCTGGCCGGTCGTGGCCGGTTTGATCGCTTTGAGCTACTGGTATCCCCGGCGATATTGGCAGCGTGTCATGTGA
- the xseB gene encoding exodeoxyribonuclease VII small subunit, which produces MAKDTFEKKLERLKTVVEKLERGDQPLEEGVALYKEGLELVKGCGSQLENARNEVRIVSEGLIKEFDALSELGDDAEEAS; this is translated from the coding sequence ATGGCAAAAGATACGTTTGAAAAGAAATTGGAACGGCTCAAAACTGTCGTCGAGAAGCTGGAACGTGGCGATCAGCCTTTGGAAGAAGGTGTGGCCTTGTACAAGGAAGGTCTTGAACTGGTCAAAGGATGCGGTTCCCAGTTGGAGAACGCTCGCAACGAAGTCAGGATCGTGTCCGAAGGGCTGATCAAGGAATTCGACGCATTGAGTGAACTCGGTGATGATGCGGAGGAAGCGTCGTGA
- a CDS encoding polyprenyl synthetase family protein, whose product MTVKEQLAQRAETVESFLSGCMKDRGIPPRLLKSMEYSLLAGGKRLRPVLVLSWATMLAPDEADMGDKVMPFAASLECIHTYSLIHDDLPAMDDDDLRRGKPSNHKQFDEATAILAGDGLLTEAFGLMSAASIVKGLPADRVLRAIYVLAIAAGSGGMVGGQVVDMEFTGRDDVPLEELREMHAMKTGALITAACECGAILSGADESDIDNAREFGKSIGVAFQIVDDVLDVVSDTETLGKPAGSDEEMGKSTYPSLIGLEKSKQLASQHIGAALKHLSNCTGPEKEFLEHLARYIVDRVY is encoded by the coding sequence GTGACCGTCAAGGAACAGTTGGCACAGCGTGCTGAAACCGTTGAGTCGTTTCTTTCCGGGTGCATGAAGGACCGTGGCATTCCGCCTCGTCTGCTCAAGTCCATGGAATACTCTCTGCTGGCTGGTGGCAAGCGATTGCGGCCAGTGTTGGTCCTGTCATGGGCTACAATGTTGGCCCCAGATGAGGCGGACATGGGTGACAAGGTTATGCCGTTTGCGGCTTCCCTTGAGTGTATCCATACCTATTCGCTTATTCACGACGATTTACCTGCCATGGATGATGATGACCTGCGTCGAGGTAAGCCTTCCAATCACAAACAGTTTGATGAAGCTACAGCTATTTTGGCTGGTGACGGCCTGCTTACCGAAGCCTTCGGGTTGATGAGCGCGGCCTCTATCGTCAAGGGATTGCCTGCCGACCGGGTTTTGCGTGCCATTTATGTGCTGGCCATTGCGGCTGGTTCCGGCGGTATGGTCGGTGGCCAGGTTGTCGATATGGAATTTACGGGCCGGGATGACGTGCCGCTTGAAGAATTGCGCGAGATGCATGCCATGAAGACCGGTGCGCTTATCACTGCGGCCTGTGAGTGTGGGGCTATCCTGTCCGGTGCCGATGAATCGGATATCGACAATGCCCGCGAATTCGGCAAGTCCATTGGGGTTGCGTTCCAAATTGTGGATGACGTACTCGATGTTGTCAGCGACACGGAAACACTGGGTAAACCTGCCGGCAGTGATGAGGAAATGGGTAAGTCGACGTACCCGTCACTCATAGGCCTTGAGAAGAGTAAGCAGTTGGCATCACAGCATATCGGTGCTGCCTTGAAACACCTTTCGAATTGTACTGGACCTGAAAAAGAATTTCTTGAACACCTCGCCCGCTACATAGTGGACAGGGTTTACTGA